The DNA region TAACAGGAAGTGGCtatccaaactgttcccacaaagttgggagcatgaaattgtccaaaatctattGGTtatagcattcagagttcctttcactggaactaaggggccaagtcCAGCTCGGGGATGACCCCTTcatgttccaacatgactgtgcaccagtgcacaaagcaaggtccataaagacatggatctcagagtttggtgtggatgaacttgactggccagcAATACCGCGATAATACGGAGAACCGTGATCATTTTGGTCAACCGTGAGGTGGGTTGTGtggcaaaattgtttttgcataCCCTCAAAAACGGAGTAGTTGCGCCCCTCctagtgctatcaaagtagcgccgcgctcCAGAGTCAgtgcatcaactcgtcttagttaagggaataacattagtttaatatgaaaaaacggtgaagatTTCCTTTAAGATGACTCATCCTGAACACAAGCACACCGTCTGACCGTGCAGCAAATGTGCCTTAAAAGACTTCTTAAAAGTCAAAATTCTTTCGAAGTAACACTAGAGTCTCATACTTAAAATAAAACGTTGGTAAGATGAATAACACTTgtttagattttattttttacctTGTGCAGAGTCGGCAACGAACGATTGGGTGTAACTTCCTGTTATTACCTCTAGACACTCTTAAATGATTTCTACCTGACAACAGCGACCCATTGGCCAGCTGTTTATTATTGTGGCATTAAAAACGTTGGGGCCGTGCTACCACCAGTAGCCTTTCGCAAGCTCTTTTTGTGGTCTACAGTAACCAACTGCGCATTGGAAATTATCTTCGAAATCACTTCGCCTTTGCATTCAGATTAGCAGAGAGAAAATGATCTGCGAGTTGTGCAGAGAAAGACTGAGCTGGTGACGGCCGAAGTGATCGTGTATCTTAACGTTTATTCTCACAAACTCTTTGTGTCCAGTAACCACCTGCAGTAGTTTAGCAGCTATGTGTATGGAAaataattagcctaggctattcaAGATAAACTAGCCTACCCTAGCTTTCTTTTCAGCCCATTGTCCCACATCTTGTCTGGCAAGGAGGAATAGAAAATGTGTTAGACTACACCAGGCACGAAGGCCTAAGTCAAACTTTCGTGGTCTAATTTTTCGAATGGATCATATGCACCGCtttcacgtctggtgtagccaatTCCATTTTTACAGTGGTAGCAAATTACAGCAAATTGCGAATTGAACGCTTCAGCTGCCTGTGAATGCACCCCAAGTGACATTTTGAACCGTGATGCACACCAGCTCCGCACGCGTAAATATTTATCAAAACTTACGACAACATAAATAAGCACAGCGTTGGACAAACACGACAAGACAACTCACCAGATTCGAAGATTTACAAAGCGAACTGCAATGTGAAATGACCGTGTCCTTCAATCTTCACTTCATCTTTCCTGCTTCAGCAGAAAGTGAAACCGTGTCAAAGTGACGTCGACTTTTTTCGTTTGTGGGGGCGGAGCCGATCCTTTGTGCAAATATGCTGCGTTCGAGCGCAATGCGACGTGTAGACACTAGCTCCTAATTTAAAACGTTCCAGGTAATTTAAGTGGAATGATTTGCATTaagttcaatgagcatcatacaggctaataggcctactggaaaaagcaccatgccaatttctagctatggtgaaaggtgtgtgatgatgtggggctattttaattccaacggccaagggaactttatcaggatgcatagcctaatatcctggatccatgaaatagctggccttaaaaaataaaaatctgcctgcccctatgttaaccctatatgtgctaaattcccatagggttaaatagggggtcaaaataatcccttccccctagcatttaggaagaacatttattatttattgaacgcgttaacgtgcccagccctaatacatttctttgaatttcatagaatttcaattctacttcctttaatcCTGTTTTTCACCTCAGTTCAAATTGGactggaatttaggagtcattctcaattcaattctgaattttgcctGGGTGACATGCTATccatgtggggctacatgcccaccacgTTTCGTCCTTGACGGAAATTTGgtccttgcaaaaaaaaaactgactaaACAATatattagcctggcacgccctcgtgacgtagcctaacaccttcagtgttgctgtcgctggtctggccaactgctcatcaggcaggatttctgaatttcccaaaactgcggaactgccccctttggtcgagaaccaatacaactttgagcagctccaacagttctgggtagaggcgtgttcaaggcagaggaaagagtgttgttattggtttaaactcggcaaaccgctttctgacatcgaccagtagcaaatcgaggcacttaaaggaggcaggtcaaccaagcgcttggagaaaccgtttagcacaggctcttggtcggactaaagtctcgcagagccttgaaagtcgatggcaatcaggctaacaATATAGCTCTGCTGCGTGGCGGTCATAATTACGCTACAAGGTAAATCACACAATATTCTCATATACCACTATGGTTCATGTTCAATCTAGGCTTATATCTCAGTCTGTTCACGTCCTGTTTGCTATTCAACTGTCCTTATTGTTTTTCTGATTTCACTGGTACTATGTGCAATAGAGCTGTGATTTGCAGTAGTTTATTATAATGTAAAGTAGCTCTACAATAAAcagtgcgcgcgcgcacgcacgcacgcacgcacgcacgcacgcacacacacacacacacacacacacacacacacacacacacacacacacacacacacacacacacagagacaatacTCACGCCCAATCAGTAACCTGTTGTTCTGTTACTATCCAATTACCCTCTCTAGCCTTATCCAGCCAATCATCTTCTATTTCCAACTCTTAACACTTTTGTTTGTCAGGTAGAACAGATGTTGATAGCTTACATTTAAGTGGTCTAGACTTGAAGTCCAGAGAAACTTAAATTGGACTTGGGAGTGAGTCAGAAGGAGGACTTTATTGGAACTGCTTCTGTAGGTCCATGTCCAATTAAAGTTAAACTTAAGATTTTCCACATACCGATCCTACCATCCTGCGCAATGCCCTCCAGGATGATCATGGTTATAAGGagctcactgtttttttttgtggtccAGTCTAAACAAGGATATCTGAAAGTGCTAGAATTGAATTCAGCACCTTCTAAAACCTCTAAAACCACTCCAATATTATAGAAACTGGTCACACAGTGCAAAATCTACTGTCAATCTGGACGAATGAGCTAATTATGCTAATTGTGCGGATTATGCAAATTGCTCAACATAATGCAAATTAGCATCCGCCAGTTTCTGTATAGGCTACTGGGGACCCATACTTtacatttctgcaataaaactttGGTGTACACAACATTTTCGGGTTCACAATGGGGCTCTATAGGCTGGCTACTAGACTAAAGGACATCATGGTAGGCTATAAGAGAACCCTATTTATCCAGGTCACCAATGACAAGATAAAGTGTGCAATATTTAATTTCCCCCTGGGGATGAATAAAGGGATTTGAATTGAATGAATTTAGCCTCTATTTCGATTAGGATGATGGTTAAATTGATCAGGCTACAAGACAATCCAAATGTGTCACTCAGTTAGCAATTCAGacaaataggctactgttgatGTGAAATTAATCTGAAGTGTTATAATGACCATATTTTTTATTAACTTACATCAAAATGTTAtctaaaatgttgaaatgaTGAAATGTATTGAATTGTCTGTGTGCACCATcactccacccaagacatcGCACATGCCTGCCCTTAGTATTCCCCTGCGTTTTGAACATTTTatcaaacagcaaaaaaaaaacaaacatagatTCATGTTTTGCAGTCCTATCAGAAATGCAAGGACACTAGGCTCCTAAATAAGTGCTACTAAAGCACAGTGGCAATAATAACAGACAAATGGGCTACATGTGATCagtgatctttctctctctctctctctctctctctctctctctctctctctctctctcttctttttctaccTTCCCCTCCCTCACCTTCTTTCTATTCCTCTCCCTTCACTACTGCAGtctttctttctacctctctctttcttttactcagtctctctctccttcctttattgtatctctctttctcaggttctctctccctcttctctctctctctttcactcaatctctctccctctccctctttcccagtctctcattctctctccctcccctactccttcacactctctctttctctcacttaatcctctcctcccctgcttctctctctatccctccctctttctttccaaaGGCTTGTGACAGTCATTGTTCTCTCCATACAGCAGACTGACCTCAAAGCCATAAATATGAGATTACTGCAGTTCACTGGTATACTCAACAGGGCATGTGCTTCTGCCATAAAACGTTTGTTGAAACAGCTATAAAACTACGACTCAAAGTCCATCAGAGTCCTGATAATGTTCAGTTAGCGACTCAAAATCCAGGTACAGATGTGAGCTAGGAAGAAATTAACGGTGTTTATTAAATACCCACAAAATGGAATCATTTGAATGTAAATGCTGTTGACAGTCTACCTAAAGATGATTTACTGTAAAGGCACCCTTGACAAGATTTGCTCTCAAGGTCCCCCTGCTGGCTGAGAAtcgcaataataaacaaactaaatatgTGTCTTATGATCTGTAGGCCACTCGGTGGCTATATTTAGAAGGTGTGCTGCAGGCATCCCATAGGCGTCCCATGGACACTGTATTGATATGAGGGACCAACAGCAGTCTGTAGCAAATCATCTCTGAATTCCTGCAGCAGAGCAGCTCTGTTGCGTCTTGATtttggaagggggagggggacagTGTTCCTACTACTACAACGGTAATAACCTATAGAGGGCCGCTCAGATAATGCCAAAAGTGCCATTCCTCATGTTATGGTGTCATCAAcatgattttgaaaacattgtttaaGGCAGTATGCATTAGTGAGCAATCAAAAGTCCTAGTCTCCATATAGGGTATTTGCCAGACACATGGGCATGCCTTTACAAATAACTGTGGAAATAactaatattttattttttacacacaGCTTCCTAAGAAATTACAGCTTTCTAAAGAGGTCAAGCATTTGATGGTTGGGCATAATAGGTGGGAACAGTGCCCTCGCACCTAGGCACAGTGCAATGTCAGAGGGAAAAACCTAGAAATGACCCACACCAGAACAATAGTTGAAAGAATTTAGGAAAACATAGTATAGtgaatacaacaacaacaacaacaacaacaaacatacaaTGAAAAAAATGCGTTCAGAGGATATTAATGAAAAAAGTGTTCAGaggatatttaaaaaaaaatggtgatgGAGAGAGTCCATCTGATGGAACAAAGGCCTTAGAATCCTGTCCATTAGTGTATCCAATCACAGAGGTCCTGCCATATTAGTGTGTCCAATCACGGAGGTCCTGCCACATCTGCTGCATCATTTTCTAGcagacaaacaaagacaaacaacaagGCTGAGTGGGCGGGGCCAGTGCAGCCCTGGTGAGGTCATAACACTGCTGTCTGGTTGAGCTGACACAGAACCTTCCGGTTGTTAGgtcaaatgtcacgggtccaacAGCTTTTTCAACAAAAAAAGGTTTACTAGCACAGCAAGCCGGTTTTAGCAACTTGTAAACCCTGTCAACATCACCATTGTTTTAGTAAGAGTATAACAAAATTGCTTGTAACTACTCTTTAACTGAGCAATTAAGATAAGCAGATATTAAGCACTTAATAAGCACTGAATAACCGAATAAATGGATCCAGACAATGCAGAAATGTCCCATAACAACTCTTCAGTTATTGACAGTTAGGAATATAGCAAAATATATtgtatattaataataataataataataataataatgataatgataattgtCAATTTGTCACATAAAAACAATACCTTTCAATGTCATCAGCGATGGTGTCTGTAGTATGTGACTGTCAGTAGTTAGTCGACCAATTACCCTCTCTACAGAATATAAGAAAATAAGAATATATTATCTCTTCTGTTTAAATGCAATAAAAAAACAGCTCTTGAACTAACTAATGAGGTGCCTACTTCTTCAACATTGCTGTTGAATCAGTGCACATACTCTCATTAGGGCCTGAGCAcctcagcggccgcacctcggtgctcgggccctaaaaacaGCTCTTGAACTATCTAATGAGGTGCCTACTTCTTCAACGTTGCTGTTGAATCAGTGCACATACTCTCATTAGGGCCTGAGCAcctcagcggccgcacctcggtgctcgggccctaaaaacaGCTCTTGAACTAACTAATGAGGTGCCTACTTCTTCAACAGTGCTGTTGAATCACTGCACGTATTCTCATTAAATTTAGTCACTGTGCCCTTACTGAGTGGCATCCAATGCAGCCACCTTCAGAGAGTGAACAGTGAGCTGAGATATTCTCAATagattaagattaagattaaCAATATTATGTCATGTGCTTCAGTTCATTGAAAGAGTAATGGGCTATTGGGCCGCtgattaaagaggacatagaatggatgaattgagtattgcactgtgttctctgatgttaaaatagaatatattcaactttgatttatatgTATAAACAAAACCTCAACTGCAATTTTagaagcccaattaaaaccttatatttaggctgggtattgaaatagTCCTCCTtatgactaaatggcgccctcttttggcaaccccaattgaacttcagtgtctttgcgatatttgacatcacatgtaggctttgttctaattcgcccatttttttttgtgtccatTTCTAAGTTCaatattttcatatgaaggagggcacaaccatgcctcatgttcatgatagctgtatggttatgcacaacctctcctaattcatcaaaaccaagacaaaaatgatttccattctacGTCACGATCTGAAGGTGATGTGAATAGTTACCTCAATCTCTCTGCTCCCCCACAGAGTAAAAACAGAAGAAACCCACAGATCAGAGCCAAAAGCACAGCCACTAATGAAGCAATGACTATTGGCTGTTTTGAGACCTGAAACCATCCTTCTGCAAAAGATAAAAGGGAATTGAGTTAGTTTAGACAAAATTTTGCAAAAACatctttgtaggcctacagtatgataATGTTAGATGATAAAAGTGAGGAATAACTGAAGCACCATTGATGTGAAAGATGGCCTCTTCCATCTTGTCAGCCCGGGAAACTCTACAGGTGTATTTGCTGTTCTTTTTCCAGTTCTCCACAAGGAGGCGTCGCTTGACTCTAAACCCATCAGAGTTCCACTCTGTGGGGTCAGCTGGTAGTCTCCGCCCCTCACCGTCCAACCAATCAACTGCCGGCTCAGGGTTCCATCCAGAGGACTGACACACTAAGCTGAGTCCTTCACCATCAACTCTATCCACAGCAATCACTGGCTGTGAGCCTACGGCTGTAAGATAGTCAAAAGCAGTGTTTTTGACAAGCAGTATTTTGTATACCTCAGCAATAGTGGATTTATACACATCCTGTTTTAATGAAGTTAGTGcaaccagagcccctttagggagagccggtccacttcctattaactccattgtaccggattgttcctgcaatctgttgaaattccgctaggggcgctgccgagcaagtgataaattaattgtggtctatggagctaagcggctaaaactcgtttttttcacagttgacaacttcatttcttaatgtacatggtcgtagtagctacctgagtataggttttccactggaaatgaaataaaaagtcactcatgtcctttctgcttttcataggatgggccgctttccgcgtaacatgctagcatttagctcatggatgctgattggtcagcgagaaatcgcgaccgattacgacgaccgtcgtgaagctgaaccttcttttaggtctatggccgtaaagtggttcgcatttgtgtcacgtgacatgaaaactttcaaagggtttttaggaataacaacacatattgaaaattgcattggtcagctaattgtcaagtcaagttatcctgcatcgcatgcattaatgcaatttcaggagaaaaaaatatataaagacaaatgtggtattggggggttcagctccattgctacccattcattcatcatttgCTCGCGATcaccctctagttgcagtaccatgcggaagtatttaccaagtggtccttctccccttattagacattctctggtgcaACCGGCTCAAATGCCTTTAGATTGTGTGTTGGGGCACCAGGCGTATGGTTCATTCAAGGTTTTACTCCTTGATTAATCATGGGTGTGCTTTGGTTGTTGTCATGATATGTAGAAATACTACATCCTGATATACATGTAATGTGGAAGCCACAAGGCGGCGCTGGTGAGTTGATGAAAGTGAGAGCTAAAACCTACAAGAGGTCTGTCGTGTTATCTTTTATGCTCTATAAAACTAATATTAAAACAGTTGTAAAATGCAATAAACCATAGTTCCATTTCCCATTCCCTCTAACAGAAGGGTGCACTTGCCCATTGGTAAGTTGCTTCTATATGGATCTGCCCTGCTGAGCTGTTACAGAGGAAGTGCCATACATGCACTTGCACAATATTGCTTCAAACCAAGTGCTCAGCGAGGCTTtacatgtgtgtaagtgtgaatgCACACAGTGAGTGGTATACCCACAACATATATTTAGCACAAAAAGTAAGGGATTTTGTGGTAACAATGCTATTTAGCAATACATCTTGTGCTGTTGGAAAGCCTACAAGTGCATGTTCCTTACAAATGGGGCACCAGGCTTAGTTGCGCttagtttatatatatatactgtgtgtgtctatatatatatatatatatatatatatgtattccaatatatatatatatatatatatatatgaatgtatgtattccagtatatatgtaggcctattacatttttacatacaatatacaATGTACTTGCCTATAACATTGAGTTGTATGGAGATATAACCGTAGTCTTTAGACACTATCAAGCATTTATAGTATCCTGTATCGGCCACACGTAGTTTTTTGAGGTGTAGCGACGCATCTCCTTTCTCAAGTTCTCCCGGCAAGATGGATGTTCTGCCCCTGTAAGACGGCATTTGATCGGTGTTCAAATCAGTGCGGTTTTTATAAAGGTGCACTATGGAACTCTGTCCTTGGTGGTCCAGTCTGAGCCACTCCACAGTCATCCCTTCAGCACTCATACGGGGCTTCAGGGAGCAGGGAAGGACCAGATCCTCACCAGCGACAGCAGAAAGAGGACCATCTGGACCAACAACTTGGAAATTCTCTGTAAAACAGAGACAACAATTCACAATTCACAGCAAATCAAAAGACTAAATGAAGATGATGCTGTGTGCTTT from Sardina pilchardus chromosome 1, fSarPil1.1, whole genome shotgun sequence includes:
- the LOC134063574 gene encoding butyrophilin-like protein 10; this encodes MAYLSAALLVACMSLLLLNYIQLYGTNSENFQVVGPDGPLSAVAGEDLVLPCSLKPRMSAEGMTVEWLRLDHQGQSSIVHLYKNRTDLNTDQMPSYRGRTSILPGELEKGDASLHLKKLRVADTGYYKCLIVSKDYGYISIQLNVIAVGSQPVIAVDRVDGEGLSLVCQSSGWNPEPAVDWLDGEGRRLPADPTEWNSDGFRVKRRLLVENWKKNSKYTCRVSRADKMEEAIFHINEGWFQVSKQPIVIASLVAVLLALICGFLLFLLCGGAERLREGNWSTNY